Proteins encoded together in one Gammaproteobacteria bacterium window:
- a CDS encoding EAL domain-containing protein: protein MGVLVVAVALVGHQNVRRISQDTETNFIHRSELSYSINGIRSDLFESYKAMDAFLFDATRKEYITQAFLWLDKALERSTALEQHVWFVVRGQTNVMQQVSHGLHSLRLDMDHLFQTRMDAAVQFPALGVGRSTLGPSQQHFSTALTLAMNEIKESGYNNRNSVAYRGFVETRYLWHQVISVFRLYLANRLGSYNEEGLKQQEHAIETLYSQLEQSIQHLNALDKKGRLGFQASEALKTMRDKMQQWHQGFQQVKTIHSGAWRADAELIQERIEPHLENISRLLQLVDIEIKDTAGKDFRTLSDVAGLQTQILFIIASFGLVFLFLSALSLRRLIFHPIDAITQALKAEAFGHDVTLPVPRSQETQDLIDAFTEMRNQIRLRQTQLEHQALHDDLTKLPNRALLHDRMTHAIHIARRTHQHLCLLMMDLDGFKEVNDTLGHHVGDKLLKEVGSRLSDTLREMDTVARLGGDEFAILLPNTDLEQSITIAKKILTELESSVTVDEVNLFINASIGIANYPDNGKDGDTLLQHADVAMYVAKRNKCGYSIYDTREDDYSVGRLSLMGDLRVAIDENELELNYQPKFSMDNGTVMGVEALLRWEHPSFGAIPPDQIVSLAEQTGLVNALTQWIIRAATAQCAAWRKSGFDLSVAVNLSVYNLRDPELVRHIQECLRAQELPPENLMLEITESSMMANPAQAIETLKKLDRMGVKLAIDDFGTGFSSLTYLNQLPVDELKIDQSFIMGLEKNESDQLIVRSTIELAHDLGLSVVAEGVETPEVYRALQVLGCDSAQGYFLSPPLKVSHLEKWLRSDSDIITQEIRKIQAALQNQ from the coding sequence ATGGGCGTATTGGTTGTGGCTGTGGCTTTAGTTGGACACCAAAACGTACGTCGTATCAGCCAGGATACGGAAACCAACTTTATTCACCGCAGTGAGTTGTCCTATAGCATCAATGGTATTCGCTCCGATTTATTTGAAAGCTACAAAGCCATGGATGCGTTTTTGTTCGACGCAACCCGAAAGGAATACATCACACAAGCCTTTCTCTGGCTGGACAAAGCTCTCGAACGCAGCACCGCCCTGGAACAACATGTTTGGTTCGTTGTTCGGGGCCAAACCAATGTTATGCAACAAGTCTCCCATGGCTTGCATTCGTTACGGCTGGATATGGATCACTTATTTCAGACCCGTATGGACGCCGCCGTACAATTCCCTGCTTTGGGTGTCGGTCGTTCCACCCTGGGGCCCTCACAACAACATTTCAGCACCGCATTGACGCTGGCCATGAACGAAATCAAGGAGAGTGGTTACAATAACCGTAACTCCGTGGCTTATCGTGGTTTTGTGGAGACTCGCTATCTGTGGCACCAGGTTATTTCTGTGTTTCGACTCTACCTGGCCAACCGTCTGGGCTCTTACAATGAAGAAGGTCTAAAACAACAAGAGCATGCGATTGAAACTCTTTACTCCCAATTGGAACAGTCCATACAACACCTAAACGCCCTGGATAAAAAAGGCCGCCTGGGCTTTCAAGCCAGTGAAGCCCTGAAAACCATGCGCGATAAAATGCAACAATGGCATCAGGGCTTTCAGCAGGTCAAAACCATTCATAGCGGTGCTTGGCGCGCAGATGCCGAATTAATTCAGGAACGTATAGAACCCCATCTGGAAAATATTTCGCGCTTACTGCAATTGGTGGACATAGAGATCAAAGATACCGCCGGTAAGGACTTCCGTACCCTTTCCGATGTCGCTGGCCTACAAACCCAAATTTTGTTTATCATCGCCAGCTTCGGTTTGGTATTTCTCTTCCTGTCCGCCTTATCCTTGCGCCGCCTTATCTTCCATCCAATCGACGCAATTACTCAGGCGTTAAAAGCCGAAGCCTTTGGCCATGACGTGACTCTACCCGTACCCAGATCGCAGGAAACGCAGGATCTTATTGATGCCTTTACGGAAATGCGCAACCAGATTCGTTTGCGCCAAACCCAGCTGGAACATCAAGCATTGCATGATGATTTAACCAAGCTACCCAACCGCGCATTACTGCATGACCGCATGACCCATGCAATCCATATTGCCAGACGCACCCACCAGCATTTGTGTTTACTCATGATGGATTTGGACGGATTCAAAGAAGTCAATGACACTCTGGGCCACCATGTGGGCGACAAATTGCTTAAAGAGGTGGGCAGCCGCTTGAGTGACACCTTGAGAGAGATGGATACTGTTGCCCGCCTAGGCGGTGACGAATTTGCCATTCTGCTTCCCAACACAGACTTGGAACAGTCCATTACCATTGCCAAGAAAATCCTCACGGAACTGGAATCCTCCGTTACGGTGGATGAAGTTAACTTATTTATCAATGCCAGCATTGGTATTGCCAACTACCCGGACAATGGCAAAGATGGAGATACCCTGCTACAACATGCCGACGTGGCCATGTACGTCGCTAAACGCAATAAATGTGGCTATAGCATTTACGATACCCGGGAAGACGACTACAGCGTGGGTCGCCTGTCACTCATGGGGGATTTGCGGGTCGCCATTGATGAAAACGAGCTGGAACTGAATTATCAGCCCAAGTTTTCCATGGATAACGGTACCGTGATGGGCGTGGAAGCCCTGTTGCGATGGGAACATCCCAGTTTCGGCGCCATCCCACCGGATCAAATCGTATCCTTGGCAGAACAAACCGGCCTGGTCAACGCCCTAACCCAATGGATCATCAGAGCTGCCACCGCTCAGTGTGCCGCCTGGAGAAAATCCGGTTTCGACCTCAGTGTGGCGGTGAATCTGTCTGTCTACAACTTGCGCGACCCGGAACTGGTGCGACATATTCAAGAGTGCCTTCGCGCACAGGAACTGCCTCCGGAAAATCTAATGCTGGAGATCACCGAAAGTTCTATGATGGCCAATCCCGCACAGGCCATTGAGACCCTGAAAAAACTGGACCGCATGGGCGTCAAACTGGCCATTGACGATTTCGGTACCGGATTCTCCTCCTTAACCTATTTGAACCAGTTACCGGTTGACGAGCTCAAAATCGATCAGTCTTTCATTATGGGACTGGAGAAAAATGAAAGCGATCAACTCATTGTCCGCTCAACCATAGAGTTGGCACACGACCTGGGGCTCAGTGTTGTCGCCGAGGGAGTGGAAACACCGGAAGTATACCGAGCCCTGCAAGTGTTAGGTTGCGACTCCGCCCAAGGCTATTTTCTCAGCCCACCCCTAAAGGTCAGCCACTTGGAAAAATGGTTACGCAGCGATTCTGACATCATCACCCAGGAAATCCGCAAAATTCAAGCTGCGCTACAAAATCAATAA
- a CDS encoding histidine triad nucleotide-binding protein: MSDTIFGKIIKREIPADIVYEDDDCLAFKDVNPQAPVHILVIPKKPIAKLIDAEAGDQAVLGHLLLKASQVARDQGVGDAFRLVVNNGADVGQTVFHLHIHILAGRPFRWPPG; this comes from the coding sequence ATGTCTGATACCATTTTTGGAAAAATCATCAAGCGGGAAATTCCAGCAGATATTGTCTATGAAGACGATGACTGTCTGGCTTTTAAAGACGTCAACCCCCAGGCTCCTGTCCATATTTTGGTCATTCCCAAAAAACCCATTGCCAAGCTGATTGATGCGGAAGCCGGCGACCAGGCCGTGTTAGGCCATTTATTGCTTAAAGCTTCCCAGGTGGCGCGGGACCAGGGAGTGGGAGATGCCTTTCGTCTGGTGGTTAATAATGGTGCGGATGTGGGCCAGACGGTTTTTCATTTACACATCCATATCCTGGCGGGTCGCCCTTTCCGTTGGCCGCCGGGTTAG
- a CDS encoding thioredoxin family protein has protein sequence MVSLETPVCDFDLDAIDFSLPGVDGKTWTLEQCKGEKGLLVMFICNHCPYVKAIRERIVRDTAELTLLGVNSVAIMSNDPALYQEDSFENMAKVAQEFAFPFPYLWDESQEVAKAYGAVCTPDFFGYNADLKLQYRGRLDASRKDTAPADVRRDLFEAMSQVAVSGHGPSEQIPSMGCSIKWREE, from the coding sequence ATGGTTAGTTTGGAAACTCCGGTTTGCGATTTTGATTTGGATGCAATTGATTTTTCGCTGCCGGGCGTGGATGGAAAAACCTGGACCTTGGAACAGTGTAAAGGCGAAAAGGGTCTGTTGGTGATGTTTATTTGTAATCATTGCCCTTATGTGAAGGCTATTCGCGAACGCATCGTGCGTGACACGGCTGAATTGACGCTATTGGGGGTGAACAGCGTGGCGATCATGTCCAACGATCCAGCGCTTTACCAGGAAGATTCTTTTGAAAACATGGCTAAGGTGGCGCAGGAGTTTGCTTTTCCATTCCCATATCTATGGGATGAGTCCCAGGAGGTTGCCAAAGCTTATGGCGCCGTGTGTACCCCCGATTTTTTTGGCTATAACGCTGATTTAAAACTGCAATATCGGGGGCGTTTGGACGCCAGTCGTAAGGATACTGCCCCCGCCGATGTGCGCCGTGACTTGTTTGAAGCCATGTCCCAGGTTGCTGTGAGTGGACATGGTCCAAGCGAGCAAATCCCCAGCATGGGATGCTCTATTAAATGGCGTGAAGAATAG
- the tkt gene encoding transketolase encodes MTTRRELANAIRALSMDAVQKANSGHPGAPMGMADIAEVLWNSHLKHNPSNPKWVDRDRFILSNGHGSMLIYSLLHLSGYDLSMDDIKNFRQLHSKTPGHPEYGYAPGIETTTGPLGQGITNGVGMAIAEKVLAGQFNRDGHHIVDHYTYVFMGDGCMMEGISHEACSLAGTLGLGKLVAFWDDNGISIDGHVEGWFTDDTAKRFEAYGWHVIRDVDGHDADALDKAIHDAKSVNDKPTLICCKTVIGYGAPNLCGSHDCHGAALGEDEVAATRENLGWKHDPFVIPDEVYSGWDGKSKGEQAQEKWNEKFDAYKAEYPELAAEFQRRTAGELPADWAAKSAAFIKETSEKAAKMATRKASQAALNGYGPLLPEFLGGSADLTGSNNTNWSGSKTISNTVTDGNYISYGVREFGMAAIQNGMSLHGGFIPYGGTFLMFSEYARNALRMAALMKVQNIFVFTHDSIGLGEDGPTHQPVEQTATLRMMPNMSVWRPADTVETAVAWKAAVEKRTGPTSLILTRQDLVCQGRSDAQIADIAKGGYILSDCDGTPDAIIIATGSEVGLAVDAAKELSGKGRKIRVVSMPCVDAFEAQDQSYRDTVIPPSVRARVAVEAGVTDYWRKYVGLDGSVVGVDRFGESAPAGELFKYFGMTVENVVSAVEGVL; translated from the coding sequence ATGACCACGCGTAGAGAATTAGCCAACGCCATTCGTGCGTTAAGTATGGATGCTGTCCAAAAGGCCAATTCCGGTCACCCTGGTGCTCCCATGGGTATGGCGGATATAGCCGAAGTTTTGTGGAACAGCCACTTAAAGCACAATCCCAGCAATCCTAAATGGGTGGATCGCGATCGGTTCATTTTATCGAATGGTCACGGTTCCATGTTGATCTATTCTCTGCTGCATTTATCCGGCTACGACCTGTCAATGGATGACATTAAGAATTTTCGCCAGTTGCATTCTAAAACTCCGGGGCATCCGGAATACGGTTATGCGCCTGGTATAGAAACCACTACCGGACCCTTGGGGCAAGGTATCACTAATGGTGTGGGTATGGCCATCGCTGAGAAAGTGCTTGCCGGCCAGTTTAACCGTGACGGCCACCACATTGTGGATCACTACACCTATGTGTTCATGGGTGACGGCTGCATGATGGAAGGTATTTCCCATGAGGCCTGTTCCCTGGCCGGTACTTTGGGTCTGGGCAAGTTGGTTGCTTTTTGGGACGATAATGGCATTTCTATCGACGGTCACGTAGAAGGTTGGTTCACTGATGACACCGCTAAGCGTTTCGAAGCTTACGGATGGCACGTGATTCGTGATGTCGATGGCCATGATGCCGACGCTTTGGACAAGGCTATTCATGACGCCAAATCTGTCAACGATAAGCCCACGCTGATTTGCTGTAAAACCGTTATTGGCTATGGTGCTCCCAACTTGTGCGGCAGTCACGACTGTCACGGCGCGGCTCTGGGCGAAGACGAAGTGGCTGCTACCCGTGAAAACCTGGGTTGGAAACACGATCCCTTCGTGATTCCCGATGAAGTGTATTCAGGTTGGGACGGCAAATCCAAAGGCGAACAGGCCCAGGAAAAGTGGAACGAAAAATTTGACGCTTACAAAGCGGAATACCCGGAGCTGGCGGCTGAATTTCAGCGTCGTACAGCAGGTGAGTTACCGGCTGATTGGGCCGCCAAATCTGCAGCCTTTATCAAAGAAACATCAGAAAAAGCCGCAAAAATGGCTACGCGCAAGGCCTCTCAAGCGGCACTGAACGGGTATGGTCCTTTGTTGCCGGAATTCTTGGGCGGTTCCGCTGACTTAACCGGTTCCAACAACACCAACTGGTCAGGTTCTAAAACCATCAGCAACACAGTCACCGATGGTAACTACATCTCTTACGGTGTGCGTGAATTTGGTATGGCCGCGATTCAGAACGGCATGTCACTGCACGGCGGTTTTATCCCCTACGGTGGTACTTTCCTCATGTTCTCCGAATACGCAAGAAACGCATTGCGCATGGCGGCCCTGATGAAAGTGCAGAACATTTTTGTATTCACTCACGACTCCATCGGCTTGGGTGAAGACGGTCCTACCCATCAACCGGTAGAACAAACGGCTACTTTACGTATGATGCCCAATATGTCTGTTTGGCGTCCGGCTGACACCGTGGAAACGGCAGTTGCCTGGAAGGCTGCTGTTGAGAAGCGCACCGGTCCCACCAGCTTGATTTTGACCCGCCAGGATCTGGTATGCCAAGGCCGCAGCGATGCGCAAATCGCAGATATCGCAAAAGGCGGTTACATACTCAGTGATTGTGATGGTACCCCGGACGCCATTATTATCGCCACCGGTTCTGAAGTAGGCCTGGCTGTGGATGCGGCCAAAGAATTGAGCGGTAAAGGGCGTAAGATTCGTGTTGTTTCCATGCCTTGTGTTGATGCCTTCGAAGCTCAGGATCAGTCTTACCGTGACACCGTTATCCCGCCGTCCGTGCGCGCTCGCGTTGCCGTGGAAGCGGGTGTGACGGACTACTGGCGTAAGTATGTTGGTCTGGATGGCAGTGTTGTGGGCGTGGACCGTTTTGGCGAATCTGCCCCGGCCGGCGAATTGTTCAAGTATTTCGGCATGACCGTAGAAAACGTGGTCAGCGCTGTAGAAGGTGTTTTGTAA
- the gap gene encoding type I glyceraldehyde-3-phosphate dehydrogenase has product MAIKVGINGFGRIGRMVFRAVYNEFKDIEIVGINDLLDADYLAYMLKYDSVHGRFQGEVKGGEGCMIVNGKEIRLTAERDPANLKWGDVGADIVIDSTGFFLTEEGCQKHIDAGAKKVVMSAPSKDGTPMFVYGVNHEKYAGQAIVSAASCTTNCLAPIAKVLNDKWGIKRGLMSTVHAATATQKTVDGPSQKDWRGGRGILENIIPSSTGAAKAVGVVLPELNGKLTGMAFRVPTSDVSVVDLTVELEKGASYADICAEMKKASETGDMSKTLGYTDEKVVSTDFRGVGYSSIFDAEAGIALDDTFVKVVSWYDNEYGYTCNMMRFVEHVAAN; this is encoded by the coding sequence ATGGCAATTAAAGTAGGTATTAACGGTTTCGGCCGCATCGGTCGAATGGTTTTCCGTGCTGTGTACAACGAATTCAAAGATATTGAAATCGTGGGTATTAACGATCTGTTGGATGCGGACTATCTGGCATACATGCTTAAGTACGATTCAGTACACGGTCGTTTCCAGGGTGAGGTCAAAGGTGGCGAAGGCTGCATGATTGTTAACGGCAAAGAAATCCGTCTGACGGCTGAGCGTGATCCCGCCAACCTGAAGTGGGGTGACGTGGGTGCGGATATCGTTATCGATTCCACCGGTTTCTTCCTGACAGAAGAAGGTTGTCAAAAGCACATTGATGCCGGCGCTAAAAAAGTGGTTATGTCTGCTCCGTCCAAAGACGGTACACCTATGTTCGTATACGGTGTTAACCACGAAAAATATGCCGGTCAAGCGATTGTTTCCGCAGCTTCTTGTACCACCAACTGTCTGGCTCCTATTGCCAAAGTATTAAATGACAAGTGGGGTATCAAGCGTGGTTTGATGTCTACGGTTCACGCGGCAACAGCTACCCAAAAAACCGTTGACGGTCCTTCTCAGAAAGACTGGCGCGGTGGTCGCGGTATTCTGGAAAACATCATTCCGTCTTCCACAGGTGCAGCTAAAGCAGTGGGCGTTGTGTTACCGGAACTCAATGGCAAGTTGACCGGTATGGCTTTCCGCGTACCGACTTCTGATGTTTCAGTGGTTGATTTAACCGTTGAACTGGAAAAGGGTGCGTCCTACGCTGATATCTGTGCTGAAATGAAGAAAGCCTCAGAAACCGGCGACATGAGCAAAACTTTGGGATACACCGATGAGAAAGTGGTATCTACGGATTTCCGTGGTGTTGGCTACTCATCCATTTTCGATGCAGAAGCCGGTATTGCTTTGGACGACACTTTTGTCAAAGTAGTAAGCTGGTATGACAATGAGTATGGCTATACCTGCAACATGATGCGTTTTGTTGAGCACGTAGCAGCTAACTAA
- a CDS encoding phosphoglycerate kinase, with product MSFIKLTDLDLAGKRVLIRADLNVPVKDGKVTSDARITASMPTIEHCMKAGASVMVMSHRGRPEEGKADEENSMAPIAADMSAKLGKEVRLIKDYLDGGFEVAGGECVLLENVRFNAGEKKDNEDLARKYAALCDVFVMDAFGTAHRAQASTHGAGKFAPIACAGLLLADELDNLAQALANPARPMVAIVGGSKVSTKLTVLEALSEKVDQLVVGGGIANTFLKAMGNNVGKSLCEDDLVDTAKALVEKMKERGANIPIAVDVVVGKEFNENAEATLKNAGDVSDDDMIFDIGPQSAQELADIISKAGTIVWNGPVGVFEFDQFGEGTKTVSMAIANAAGFSLAGGGDTIAAIQKYNIYDKVSYISTAGGAFLEYLEGKTLPAVAMLEQRAKD from the coding sequence ATGTCATTTATCAAGCTGACCGATTTGGATCTGGCCGGTAAGCGCGTTTTGATCCGCGCCGACCTTAATGTTCCCGTAAAAGATGGTAAGGTGACTTCCGATGCCCGCATCACTGCATCCATGCCCACCATAGAACACTGCATGAAAGCCGGTGCTTCTGTTATGGTTATGTCACACCGCGGTCGTCCTGAAGAAGGTAAGGCCGACGAAGAAAACTCCATGGCGCCGATTGCAGCCGATATGTCCGCCAAGCTGGGCAAAGAAGTGCGTTTGATCAAAGATTATCTGGATGGCGGTTTCGAAGTTGCCGGCGGCGAATGTGTGCTGCTTGAAAATGTGCGCTTTAACGCCGGCGAGAAGAAAGATAATGAAGATTTAGCCAGGAAATATGCTGCACTGTGTGATGTGTTCGTGATGGACGCCTTTGGTACAGCTCACCGGGCCCAGGCTTCTACTCATGGAGCCGGCAAATTCGCACCCATCGCTTGTGCCGGTCTGTTACTGGCAGATGAGTTGGACAACCTGGCACAGGCGCTGGCCAATCCGGCTCGCCCCATGGTGGCCATCGTTGGTGGCTCCAAAGTGTCAACCAAACTGACGGTTCTCGAAGCCTTATCTGAGAAAGTTGACCAATTGGTCGTCGGTGGTGGTATCGCCAATACTTTCCTCAAAGCAATGGGGAATAATGTGGGTAAGTCTTTGTGTGAAGACGATTTGGTGGACACGGCCAAAGCCCTGGTTGAGAAAATGAAAGAACGCGGTGCTAACATTCCTATTGCCGTTGATGTGGTGGTCGGTAAAGAATTCAACGAGAACGCGGAAGCTACTCTGAAAAATGCCGGTGATGTGTCTGACGATGACATGATTTTCGACATCGGTCCTCAATCCGCACAGGAACTGGCTGACATTATCAGTAAAGCCGGTACCATTGTTTGGAACGGCCCGGTTGGTGTGTTTGAATTTGATCAGTTCGGTGAAGGCACCAAAACCGTTTCCATGGCTATTGCCAATGCGGCGGGTTTCAGTCTGGCAGGTGGTGGTGACACCATCGCTGCTATCCAGAAGTACAATATTTATGACAAGGTGAGTTACATCTCCACCGCAGGTGGAGCATTCCTGGAGTATTTGGAAGGAAAAACTCTCCCTGCCGTTGCCATGTTAGAACAAAGAGCGAAAGACTAA
- the pyk gene encoding pyruvate kinase, with translation MQRRTKIVATLGPATDDPKMLDKIIEAGVDVVRLNFSHGTADDHRSRAEKVRNRARAHGRQVGVLADLQGPKIRIERFKDGPIRLEEDDTFILDLALDAHAGNKERVGVSYKSLNVDVKRGDTLLLDDGKIVLWIDEVEGDEIRCRVKTGGPLSDRKGINRQGGGLSAPALTDKDREDIKIAASIKADYVAVSFPRTAEDILEARRLLLEAGGHGGIVAKIERSEALEAIDEIIAASDVIMIARGDLGVEIGDAALPPVQKNLIKTARNMNRVVITATQMMDSMITSQIPTRAEVFDVANAVFDGTDAVMLSAETASGDYPDKAIAAMDRICRVAEQQPVATVSDHRINTAFGRVDEAIAMCTMYAANHLEVKAIAALTESGSTPLWMSRISSGIPIYALTRHVSTRRKVTLYRGVSPISFDITTNDHATANKEAVDELKRRGVVRDGDLVIITKGDLMGIHGGTNSLKIVKVGDDLIPNDASV, from the coding sequence TTGCAGAGACGAACAAAAATAGTGGCGACCCTGGGGCCGGCTACCGATGATCCAAAAATGTTGGATAAAATCATCGAAGCCGGTGTGGATGTGGTGCGATTAAATTTTTCTCACGGTACCGCAGACGATCATCGATCCCGCGCTGAAAAAGTACGAAATCGTGCCCGGGCTCATGGCCGGCAGGTGGGGGTTTTGGCTGATTTACAGGGGCCAAAAATTCGCATTGAACGCTTTAAAGATGGGCCAATACGGCTTGAAGAGGATGACACTTTTATCCTTGATTTGGCCTTGGACGCTCATGCGGGGAATAAAGAGCGTGTTGGAGTCAGTTATAAGAGTCTGAATGTTGACGTTAAGCGTGGCGATACCCTGTTACTGGATGACGGTAAGATCGTATTGTGGATTGATGAGGTTGAGGGTGACGAGATTCGTTGCCGGGTTAAAACCGGTGGTCCGCTGTCAGACAGAAAAGGTATCAACCGTCAGGGCGGGGGTTTGTCGGCTCCGGCACTCACGGATAAGGATCGAGAGGACATTAAGATTGCCGCCAGTATCAAGGCGGACTATGTTGCAGTGTCCTTTCCCAGAACGGCTGAAGACATTCTGGAGGCGCGGCGCTTGTTGCTGGAAGCCGGTGGGCATGGCGGTATTGTCGCTAAGATCGAGCGTAGTGAAGCCCTTGAAGCTATTGACGAAATTATTGCGGCCTCGGACGTGATCATGATTGCGCGCGGGGATTTGGGTGTGGAAATCGGAGATGCTGCGTTACCTCCGGTACAGAAAAACCTGATCAAAACCGCCCGAAACATGAACCGAGTGGTCATTACGGCAACTCAGATGATGGACTCCATGATTACCAGCCAGATTCCTACTCGGGCTGAGGTCTTTGATGTGGCCAATGCGGTATTCGATGGTACGGATGCAGTGATGCTGTCAGCTGAGACAGCTTCAGGTGATTATCCCGACAAAGCAATTGCTGCCATGGACCGGATCTGTCGGGTGGCAGAACAACAACCCGTGGCCACAGTGTCGGATCATCGAATTAATACAGCGTTTGGACGGGTGGACGAGGCTATCGCCATGTGTACCATGTATGCTGCTAACCACCTGGAAGTAAAAGCCATTGCGGCTTTGACCGAATCCGGCTCTACACCCTTGTGGATGTCGCGAATTAGTTCGGGTATACCTATTTACGCATTGACCCGCCATGTTTCTACGCGGCGTAAGGTGACATTGTATCGTGGGGTATCCCCTATCAGTTTCGATATCACTACCAACGATCATGCCACGGCCAACAAGGAAGCGGTGGATGAGTTAAAACGTCGGGGTGTTGTCAGGGACGGTGATCTTGTTATTATCACCAAAGGTGATTTGATGGGAATACACGGCGGCACCAATTCTTTGAAAATAGTGAAAGTGGGGGATGACCTGATTCCAAATGACGCGTCAGTTTGA
- the fba gene encoding fructose-bisphosphate aldolase class II (catalyzes the reversible aldol condensation of dihydroxyacetonephosphate and glyceraldehyde 3-phosphate in the Calvin cycle, glycolysis, and/or gluconeogenesis), which translates to MALISLRQLLDYAAENNFGMPAFNVNNMEQVHAIMQAADAVDSPVIMQGSAGARSYAGEPFLRHLISAAIEQYPHIPIVMHQDHGSEPAVCLRSIQSGFSSVMMDGSLMADMKTPSSYEYNVNVTKTVVDMAHAGGVSVEGELGCLGSLETGEMGEEDGHGAEGKLSHDQLLTDPDEAADFVAKTGVDALAIAIGTSHGAYKFTRPPTGDILAIDRIKEIHAKLPNTHLVMHGSSSVPQDWLKIINEYGGDMGETYGVPVEEIQEGIKHGVRKVNIDTDLRMASTGAIRRHLADNKSNFDPRKFLKASTEAMRDICKARFEAFGCAGHASKIKPASLEDMIKYYK; encoded by the coding sequence ATGGCACTGATATCCTTACGCCAATTGCTTGACTACGCAGCAGAAAATAACTTCGGTATGCCTGCGTTTAATGTTAATAACATGGAGCAGGTTCACGCAATCATGCAAGCGGCCGACGCAGTGGACAGTCCGGTCATTATGCAGGGTTCTGCCGGGGCTCGTTCTTACGCGGGCGAACCGTTCTTGCGCCATTTGATTTCTGCGGCTATTGAACAGTACCCGCATATTCCCATCGTTATGCATCAGGACCACGGTTCCGAGCCGGCGGTTTGTTTGCGCTCCATTCAGTCCGGTTTCAGCTCCGTTATGATGGACGGCTCACTGATGGCTGACATGAAAACCCCATCTTCCTATGAGTACAATGTAAACGTCACCAAAACCGTTGTGGATATGGCTCACGCCGGTGGTGTTTCCGTTGAGGGTGAGTTGGGCTGTCTGGGTTCTCTGGAGACCGGCGAAATGGGTGAGGAAGACGGTCACGGTGCCGAAGGCAAGCTGTCTCATGACCAATTGTTGACTGATCCCGATGAAGCGGCTGATTTTGTCGCCAAAACCGGTGTGGATGCCCTGGCTATCGCCATTGGTACCAGCCACGGTGCGTACAAATTTACCCGTCCTCCTACAGGCGACATTCTGGCGATTGATCGTATCAAGGAAATCCACGCGAAACTGCCTAACACTCACTTGGTTATGCATGGTTCGTCTTCCGTGCCGCAGGATTGGTTGAAAATTATCAACGAATACGGCGGTGACATGGGCGAAACCTATGGCGTGCCTGTCGAAGAAATTCAGGAAGGCATCAAGCACGGTGTACGTAAAGTTAACATCGACACCGACTTACGTATGGCTTCAACCGGCGCCATTCGTCGCCACTTGGCAGACAATAAATCCAACTTCGATCCACGCAAATTCCTGAAAGCTTCTACCGAAGCGATGCGGGATATTTGTAAAGCGCGTTTTGAAGCTTTCGGTTGTGCCGGTCACGCTTCCAAGATCAAGCCAGCCTCACTGGAAGACATGATTAAATACTACAAGTAA